A window of the Miscanthus floridulus cultivar M001 chromosome 14, ASM1932011v1, whole genome shotgun sequence genome harbors these coding sequences:
- the LOC136504669 gene encoding phosphoglucan phosphatase LSF2, chloroplastic-like yields MAAMANTSCLPTPCGLPTVSIGAKSRRLAMAAVRCGPGGSRSHRRSLGVFLCRSSSTAGAQGGTRMEDYNAAMKRMMRNPYEYHHDLGMNYAVISESLIVGSQPQKPEDIDHLKNEERVAYILCLQQDKDIEYWGIDFQSILNRCKELGIQHIRRPAVDFDPDSLRSQLPKAVLALEWAISQRKGRVYVHCTAGLGRAPAVAIAYMFWFENMDLNTAYKKLTTIRPCGPNKRAIRAATYDLAKNDPSKEPLENLPEHAFEGIADWERKLIHDRVRALREA; encoded by the exons ATGGCGGCCATGGCGAACACCTCTTGTCTCCCCACCCCCTGCGGCCTCCCAACCGTCAGCATCGGCGCTAAGAGCAGGAGGCTAGCTATGGCGGCCGTCAGATGCGGTCCCGGCGGCAGCAGGAGCCACCGGAGGAGCCTTGGGGTCTTCCTGTGTCGATCCTCGTCCACGGCCGGAGCCCAAGGGGGCACGAGGATGGAGGACTATAACGCCGCCATGAAGCGGATGATGCGTAACCCCTACGAATACCACCACGATCTCG GTATGAACTATGCTGTCATAAGTGAGAGCTTGATTGTTGGCTCACAGCCTCAGAAGCCTGAAGATATCGATCACTTGAAAAATGAAGAGCGAGTAGCATATATTCTTTGTTTACAGCAGGACAAGGACATCGAATATTGGGGCATTGATTTCCAATCCATTCTCAATAGGTGCAAAGAACTTGGCATTCAGCACATTAGAAGACCG GCAGTGGATTTTGATCCAGATTCATTGAGATCACAATTGCCAAAAGCAGTTTTGGCGCTAGAATGGGCTATATCGCAACGCAAAGGGCGAGTTTATGTGCACTGCACTGCTGGACTTGGGAGAGCACCTGCGGTTGCAATTGCTTACATGTTTTGGTTTGAGAATATGGAT CTTAACACAGCTTATAAGAAGCTAACCACCATAAGGCCCTGTGGACCCAATAAGAGAGCTATCCGTGCCGCAACCTATGATCTAGCTAAGAATGATCCATCTAAAGAGCCTTTGGAGAATCTTCCAGAGCACGCTTTTGAGGGCATTGCGGACTGGGAGAGAAAGTTAATTCATGACCGGGTGCGTGCTCTTCGTGAAGCATGA